The following are from one region of the candidate division WOR-3 bacterium genome:
- a CDS encoding alpha/beta fold hydrolase: protein MKISKYLIIWGCFLFNIFSLLYSGNVPIIFVHGNKAEGTSQSGFKTFNPDEYVSVMQNILNEHYRGYIAGVPLNCDKNTILSPMNTTRVIYNFSFYNPDGSPGAIGSNEILVPVENDTYWKYYEVVSQSSWAQHFANFVNKVLNATGATKVDVVAHSMGGLVVRSAMAFYGIKDKIRKLIMIATPNNGVEPSNLGVYLSLITWPQWMHRGEGLELGIDKQVIEIKVYIWPPYVETIYGDSFNVTFKNIITGEEGKWTYLLNKMDWAGNCKYVVITGNRNPWRLGLGWGDGAVKKD from the coding sequence ATGAAGATATCCAAATATCTGATTATTTGGGGTTGTTTTCTTTTTAATATTTTTTCACTCTTATATTCTGGAAATGTACCTATAATTTTTGTTCATGGAAATAAAGCAGAAGGAACCTCTCAGAGCGGCTTTAAGACTTTCAACCCTGATGAATATGTTTCAGTAATGCAAAATATCTTAAATGAGCATTATAGAGGATATATAGCTGGTGTTCCTCTTAATTGCGACAAAAATACCATTTTATCTCCGATGAATACTACTCGAGTAATATATAATTTTTCTTTCTATAATCCGGATGGCAGCCCAGGTGCAATCGGAAGTAACGAGATACTTGTTCCTGTAGAAAATGACACCTATTGGAAATACTATGAAGTAGTGTCTCAAAGTAGTTGGGCACAACACTTTGCCAATTTTGTAAATAAAGTTCTCAATGCTACAGGAGCAACCAAGGTAGATGTAGTTGCCCATAGTATGGGTGGTTTAGTTGTGCGGAGTGCAATGGCATTTTATGGAATAAAAGATAAAATAAGAAAATTAATTATGATTGCTACACCTAATAATGGAGTTGAACCATCAAACTTGGGGGTATATTTGTCTCTTATTACTTGGCCGCAATGGATGCACAGAGGGGAGGGGTTAGAGTTGGGTATAGATAAACAAGTAATTGAGATTAAAGTGTATATATGGCCTCCTTATGTGGAAACAATATATGGAGACAGTTTTAATGTGACTTTTAAGAATATTATTACGGGAGAAGAGGGTAAATGGACTTATTTATTGAATAAAATGGATTGGGCAGGGAATTGTAAGTATGTAGTAATTACTGGCAACAGAAATCCTTGGAGACTGGGGTTGGGATGGGGAGACGGTGCAGTGAAAAAGGATTGA